In Astatotilapia calliptera chromosome 20, fAstCal1.2, whole genome shotgun sequence, one genomic interval encodes:
- the cry3a gene encoding cryptochrome circadian regulator 3a → MSPPGSQHKNKMALNSIHWFRKGLRLHDNPALREAVQGASTVRCVYFLDPWFAGSSNVGVNRWRFLLQCLEDLDASLRKLNSRLFVIRGQPANVFPRLFKEWKISRLTFEYDSEPFGKERDAAIKKLAMEAGVEVIVKISHTLYDLDKIIELNGGQPPLTYKRFQTLISRLDPPEMPVEMLTDTLMGHCVTPVLEDHGDKYGVPSLEELGFDTEGLPSAVWPGGETEALTRIERHLERKAWVANFERPRMNANSLLASPTGLSPYLRFGCLSCRLFYFKLTDLYRKVKKNSSPPLSLYGQLLWREFFYTAATNNPRFDKMEGNPICVRIPWDKNPEALAKWAEAKTGFPWIDAIMTQLRQEGWIHHLARHAVACFLTRGDLWISWEEGMKVFEELLLDADWSVNAGSWMWLSCSSFFQQFFHCYCPVGFGRRTDPNGDFIRRYLPVLRGFPAKFIYDPWNAPESVQAAAKCIIGVHYPKPMVHHAEASRLNIERMKQIYQQLSRYRGLGLLASVPSTHGNGNGGMMAFSPGEQHPGTNSSHTPGVSGSPVPTGNGSGSILLNFDSEEQTGPSGVGQQHQRLQQHGYHSVPDTSQNTSSRLYHEFAVPQHPGLLLHPRGGITGKRERESEREGSGEEEPASCSVHKMQRQSAEAT, encoded by the exons ATGTCACCTCCGGGGAGCCAGCACAAG aataaaatggCCCTAAATTCCATCCACTGGTTCCGGAAGGGCCTCCGTCTCCACGACAACCCAGCTCTGCGGGAGGCGGTCCAAGGGGCGTCCACGGTGCGGTGCGTTTACTTCCTGGACCCGTGGTTCGCGGGCTCGTCCAACGTCGGGGTCAACAGGTGGAG GTTTCTTCTCCAGTGTTTGGAGGATCTGGACGCCAGCCTTCGCAAGCTCAACTCTCGCCTTTTCGTCATCAGGGGCCAACCAGCCAACGTGTTCCCGCGGCTCTTTAAG gAGTGGAAGATCTCCCGGCTGACCTTTGAATACGACTCAGAGCCTTTTGGGAAGGAGAGAGACGCCGCCATCAAGAAGCTGGCCATGGAGGCGGGCGTGGAGGTCATCGTCAAAATATCGCACACCCTGTATGACCTTGACAA GATCATCGAGCTGAACGGCGGGCAGCCTCCGCTCACTTACAAGCGTTTCCAGACTCTGATCAGCCGGCTGGATCCTCCGGAGATGCCTGTGGAGATGCTGACGGACACACTGATGGGGCACTGCGTCACGCCCGTCCTTGAGGACCACGGGGACAAGTACGGCGTCCCCTCGCTGGAGGAGCTTG GCTTTGACACGGAGGGGCTGCCGTCAGCCGTGTGGCCAGGAGGAGAGACCGAGGCTCTTACCAGGATAGAGCGCCACCTGGAGAGAAAG gcGTGGGTGGCGAATTTCGAGCGTccgaggatgaacgccaactcaCTGCTGGCCAGCCCAACAGGCCTCAGCCCATACCTGCGCTTCGGCTGCCTCTCCTGCCGCCTCTTCTACTTCAAGCTCACCGACCTGTACCGCAAG GTGAAGAAGAACAGCTCTCCTCCACTCTCGCTCTACGGACAGCTACTGTGGCGCGAGTTCTTCTACACCGCCGCCACCAACAACCCACGCTTCGACAAGATGGAGGGAAACCCCATCTGCGTCCGCATTCCCTGGGACAAAAATCCTGAGGCGCTCGCCAAGTGGGCTGAGGCGAAGACGGGCTTTCCCTGGATCGATGCCATCATGACTCAGCTGAGGCAGGAGGGGTGGATTCATCACTTGGCCCGGCATGCCGTGGCCTGCTTCCTCACCAGAGGAGACCTGTGGATAAGCTGGGAGGAAGGAATGAAG GTGTTTGAGGAGCTGCTGCTGGATGCAGACTGGAGCGTGAATGCGGGCAGCTGGATGTGGCTGTCCTGCAGTTCATTCTTCCAGCAGTTCTTCCACTGCTACTGCCCCGTGGGCTTCGGCCGGCGCACCGACCCCAACGGGGACTTCATCAG ACGATACTTACCTGTCCTCCGAGGTTTTCCTGCTAAGTTCATCTACGACCCGTGGAACGCTCCAGAGTCTGTGCAGGCGGCGGCCAAGTGCATCATTGGAGTCCATTACCCGAAGCCCATGGTGCACCACGCAGAGGCGAGCCGGCTCAACATCGAGAGGATGAAGCAGATCTACCAGCAGCTGAGCCGATACAGAGGACTGG gtCTGCTGGCATCAGTGCCGTCCACCCACGGGAACGGGAATGGAGGAATGATGGCCTTTTCCCCTGGAGAGCAGCACCCAGGGACCAACAGTTCACACA CGCCCGGAGTGTCGGGGAGCCCCGTTCCAACAGGAAATGGCAGCGGAAGCATCCTTCTCAACTTTGACAGCGAAGAACAGACCGGCCCCAGCGGCGTTGGACAGCAGCATCAGCGCCTGCAGCAGCATG GATACCACTCAGTGCCAGACACCAGCCAGAACACCAGCAGCCGACTCTACCACGAGTTTGCTGTGCCTCAGCACCCAG GACTCCTCCTGCACCCCCGGGGCGGCATCACAGGGAAACGGGAGCGCGAGTCGGAGCGTGAGGGGTCGGGGGAAGAAGAGCCGGCGTCCTGCTCCGTGCACAAGATGCAGCGACAGAGCGCAGAG GCAACCTAG